TGGAGGTGTTGGAGGATCGAGGGAAGGATCGTGTAGATCGTATCGCGGCCCAGTTCGTCCTCGCGCGAGCAGACGTACCCCCGTGGTTTGTAGAAGAGCACGGTGTTGGTCTGCTTGGCCTGCACCCGCTTGCCATCCACCCGGACGAAATCGGAGGGCTCCACACGCTGGGCGGGATTCAGGCAGGGCTTGCCGTTGATCTCGACGTGCCCCTCCTGCACCAAGGCGTCGCAGGCGCGGCGGGACCCGACCCCGCAGGAGGCGAGGAACTTGTTCAGGCGGATACCTTCGGCTTCGGACATGGTGGCGATACGGGAGATCTATAACGGATGGCTGAAAACGCAAAGAGCGCAGGCCCTTGCGGAACCTGCGCGCCTGCGGAAAATCGGGTGAAGACGGGGCTTCAGGCCTCGCCCTTGGTCTTGGGCAGGCCGATCGGGCTGCGACCGTCCTTCCAGACGCCGCGCTCCTTCATGAGCTTCACGCGCTCGAAACGCTTCATCACGGAGCGCTTGCCTTCAGCGCCGCCTTTTGCCTTGAGACTGTTGTGCTTGGACATGGGAAAATCGGTAGATCCTACGCGGGGCGCGGAAACTAGGAAGGTCCGGCGCGCTTGGCAATGGGAAAATCCGGGTAGTGGCAGCTTTTCTCAGGCGGTCCCGAAAAGCCGGTCTCCGGCATCGCCCAAGCCAGGCACGATGTAGCCGCGGTCGTTCAAGCCGCGGTCGATGGCTGCCGTGAAGATGGGCACCTCCGGCCAAGCGGCCTCGAAGGTGGCGATGCCTTCCGGCGCGGCGACCAGGCAGGCGAAACGGATATGGGTGGCTCCGAGCTCCGTAAGCCGCCTCACGGCTTCGACTGCGGATCCGCCGGTGGCCAGCATGGGATCGAGCACGATCACCTCGCTCTCGGCGAGGATCGGCGGGGTTTTGATGTAGTAGGGCTCGGGCAGTAGGGTTTCCTCGTTGCGGGCGAGGCCGATGTGGGCGACGGCAGCATCCGGCAACAGATCGAAGAAGCCATCCAGGAAACCGAGCCCGGCGCGCAGGATCGGGGTCAGGATGATCCGGCGGGTGAGTTCTTGGCCGCTGGTCAGTTCCAGCGGTGTCTCGCAGCCGATCACCTTCGTTTCAAAGCTGGCGGTGACGGCAGGAACCATGAGCGAGGCGATGCGGCGGAGGCGCTGGCGGAACTCGGGGCCGGGACAGTTCCGGCAGCGGAGACCGGTCAGCTCGGCCTGGACAAGGGGATGATCGACGACGTGTACCACGCTTGCTTACAAAGCGCGATCCGTGCCGCGAGGCAAGCTGTCAGGCGCGGAGATCGCGCGGACTTGACCATGTGGGATCGAGCCCGAGCTTTCCGGATGATCGCGCATCGTTATCTCGATCTCGAAGGGGTGAGAGTCTTTTACCGGGAGGCGGGACCGGTGAATGCCCCGGTGCTCCTGCTGCCTCATGGCTACCCTTGTTCTTCATTCCAGTACCGCCGCCTGATGCCGGCGCTCGAGGATGGCTGGCGCATTGTCGCGCCGGACTTCCCCGGCTTCGGTCTGAGCGATACGCCGCCGCCGGGCGAGTTCGGATATGACTTCGATGGTTACGCGGCATTCCTCGACCGCTTCGTAAAGCGGCTGGGTCTGGACCGGTTCGCACTCTATCTCCACGACTACGGTTCCCAGATCGGCCTGAGGCTCGCGATCCTCGACCCGGCAAGGATCCGCGGGCTGATCATCCAGAACGGGGATATCTATGAGGACGCGCTGGGTCCGAAGTACGAAACCATCCGTAACTATTGGGCGGATCCGAGCCCGAAGAACCGGAGCGTTCTTGAAGAGTCCGTGAGCGAGGACGGCTTCAGGCACGAATTCGTGGGTGAGATCCCGGAAGAACAGGTCGAGCGGATCCCGCCGGAGCTATGGAAACTGCATTGGCCGCTGATGAACACCCCGCTCCGTCGCGATGTGGCGGTCCGGCTGATGGAGGGCTTGAAGCAAAATCTCCGTTGGTTTCCGCGGTATCAAGCCTACTTGCGCGAGCATCAGCCGCCGACCCTCATTGTCTGGGGGCCGCATGACGGATACATGCCGGAACCTGCAGCCCGGGCTTACCTGCGCGACCTGCCTGAGGCCGAGTTGCATTTGCTAGGCGGAGGCCACTGGCTCCTCGAGACCCACTTCGAGGAAGCTTGTCCCCTGATTCGCGAGTTCTTAAGTGGTTTGGATGCGAGGGGCTCCGGTTTCGTCACGAAGCCCCCCGTTTGATTCACGGGAGAATCAGGAATCCAGGCACTCTTTGATGTAGGCGATGCCCTTCGTGTAAACTTCCTCCGGGGCGGGGAAGAGGTCGCGCCAGACGCGCGTTGCAGCAGCGAGCTCAGGCAGGGCACGGCCGAAGGCCTCGATGGTGAGCCAGCCGTTATAGCCTTCTTCCTTGAGCACCGCGATGCTCTCGCGGATCTGGGCGTGGCCGGTGCCCGGGGTGCCGCGGTCGTTCTCGGAAATGTGGACGTGGCCGACTCGCTTGATGTGCTTGCGCAGGGATTCGGCGGGTTGCTTCTCCTCGATGTTCGCGTGGAAGGTGTCGAACATGGTCGTGAAGTTCGGGTGATCCACCAGCGCGGCGTAGTCGGCACCCTGCTGCATGGTGGTGATGAAGTAGCACTCGAAGCGGTTCAGCCACTCGATCACGAGCTTCACCCCGGCTTCCTGGGCGTAGTCGGCGACCTTGCGGTGGACCTCGGCGGCATGCTTCCACTCGTCGCTGGTGACGGGATCGCCGGAGAAGACGCCAAGCGGTTGGTGATAGGGTCCCATGAGGATTTCGGTCCCGGCGGCATGGCAGGAATCCACGATGCTCTTGAGGTAGTCCACGGCAGCGGCGCGGTGAGCGGCCTCCGGGCTGCAGGGGCTATGGGCGGCATCCGGGATCACCGTGACGGCCGTGGAGCGCAGGCCTTGGTCGCGCAGGGCATCTCCCACCTTCTGGTAGTGAGCCGCATCCGGGGCGAAGATCGGCAGTTCCACCCCGTCGTAGCCCGCGTTCTTCAGGGAAGAAAGAAGATGAAACTGGTCCTCTTGGAGCTGGCCGGTCCAGAGAAGAAGGTTGAAGCCGATTTTCATGGTGCCGCATTCCCTAATTGCCCGGGCCGGGGGGCGACCATTCCAATTTTCGTCAGATTGTGATTTTGCTTCCGTTTTTGTGAGATTTTTTCTGAATCGCG
This window of the Luteolibacter rhizosphaerae genome carries:
- a CDS encoding small basic protein translates to MSKHNSLKAKGGAEGKRSVMKRFERVKLMKERGVWKDGRSPIGLPKTKGEA
- the upp gene encoding uracil phosphoribosyltransferase, which codes for MVHVVDHPLVQAELTGLRCRNCPGPEFRQRLRRIASLMVPAVTASFETKVIGCETPLELTSGQELTRRIILTPILRAGLGFLDGFFDLLPDAAVAHIGLARNEETLLPEPYYIKTPPILAESEVIVLDPMLATGGSAVEAVRRLTELGATHIRFACLVAAPEGIATFEAAWPEVPIFTAAIDRGLNDRGYIVPGLGDAGDRLFGTA
- a CDS encoding alpha/beta fold hydrolase, whose product is MIAHRYLDLEGVRVFYREAGPVNAPVLLLPHGYPCSSFQYRRLMPALEDGWRIVAPDFPGFGLSDTPPPGEFGYDFDGYAAFLDRFVKRLGLDRFALYLHDYGSQIGLRLAILDPARIRGLIIQNGDIYEDALGPKYETIRNYWADPSPKNRSVLEESVSEDGFRHEFVGEIPEEQVERIPPELWKLHWPLMNTPLRRDVAVRLMEGLKQNLRWFPRYQAYLREHQPPTLIVWGPHDGYMPEPAARAYLRDLPEAELHLLGGGHWLLETHFEEACPLIREFLSGLDARGSGFVTKPPV
- a CDS encoding sugar phosphate isomerase/epimerase family protein, yielding MKIGFNLLLWTGQLQEDQFHLLSSLKNAGYDGVELPIFAPDAAHYQKVGDALRDQGLRSTAVTVIPDAAHSPCSPEAAHRAAAVDYLKSIVDSCHAAGTEILMGPYHQPLGVFSGDPVTSDEWKHAAEVHRKVADYAQEAGVKLVIEWLNRFECYFITTMQQGADYAALVDHPNFTTMFDTFHANIEEKQPAESLRKHIKRVGHVHISENDRGTPGTGHAQIRESIAVLKEEGYNGWLTIEAFGRALPELAAATRVWRDLFPAPEEVYTKGIAYIKECLDS